The stretch of DNA TTACCTGCAAAAAGAACAACACCATCTGAAGCTACCCTTGCGAGTTCAGGCACGGTCTTGTTCAGGTACTTGGGTGAGAGATAATCCAGAGCATCTGACACGATCACAAGAGAGAAAGATTTTGCCCGGTAAGGCAGAGGGAACTTAATATCAGCCACACGTACAAGACCTTTGCTAACAAAACTCTTGCAGTGAGAATCAGCATCCTCAATGTCATATGGTTCGACACCCCAGGCTtcagtctcttcttctttcaataaACTGGAAACCACTGAGCATGTGTCAGGACCCACATGCAAGACTTTGCGCATGCCATCTCCATAAGCCTTCTTAAGAACAGGAATGGCTCTTTGGACTTCTGCTGTGCAAGAATAGTCACCTGcgaattcataaaaaaattacacacaAAATGTCAAACCGAGAGTCGAGCTACAGATATATGATGGCTCAATGTCAATCGCAGATGAAGGCACTAACTTAAGCACATGTAGTGAAGAATAAGGATTACCAGTAACTTTGCTGACTTCTTTGATACTTTTAAAGATACCTGTGATGGAGTAAAATATGAATTCGTTAATAGAGCTGTACATAATGCAAAAGGACATATTATATACTaagatgatcatatatatatatatatatatatacctggaCCACTGTAAGCATAACCAATGAGAAGGCAAGCAccctagaaattgaaaacaaaatgtaaagTAAGAAACCATAGCACATTCATATCCCAGAAAGAAATCACTTAATGAAAACACAAATGAAGTACAAAAAGCATACCACAAGGACAAGGCAAATAGATAAGAGTGGAGAAGATCGAGACTTTGAGTGCAAAGCTCCTGCAAAAGGGAAGCTCCCACCATCTCCAACACGTCTGGTTGAACCTACTTGCCGTCTCGCCATGACTAAAGATCCCAACAAGCTCAAGCTCAAGCCAATAAATAGATCTACAAAGTAACAACAAAAACCACTACATTGAATCAATCATTATCCTTTATTTGAACTGAACATCCAGAGAACACAAAAGCACAACAACGCTCTTTGCCCTTCTTCACTATGAAACAAATCGATTTTGAATCAACACAGCTAACTCACACCCTCCACATGGAATAAGAATAGTAGAGCAATCAAATTAATCTCACACATAACCCACAGATccatggaaacaaacaaaacacataaaccTGAAACCTGTTCAGATCCCACCATGAATGTTTTAGCTGCGTTTCTTTAACCCAATTTATCAACATCTTAcccaatttataaatttcaaaatcgaAACAAATCAGATTACAGATAGATCCATAAATCAGCTGGCAGAAAAGTGAACCCAAATcgacaagaggaagaagaagaaggaagaaatcAAAACCTACCTTTGGATCAATGGAAACGATGAGCGGGGGAAGGGTTTGGATCTAAGATCTGAGATCCGAGAAAATGAGCACTTTTAAAAAGAGAGAGCTTCACCTCACTTGAATTTACTaaaagggagagaagaagaagcttcgaAGTGTTAATTTTTATCACATCACTgccccaatatatatatatcgctaTCTACTTATTTATATACACTTGCACCTTTGTGTAAAAGCGCGTATGGCTATGACTCTATGACGCGCTGTTACAAGAACGACGGCGTATTTAAGCCATTTAATATATTACCAAAAAGAAGAACCAACATCTTGCCGTTTTTATTACACATGCACAGTTTCGAAAAAAACGACATgcatttctttttgttctgtggcacacacacacacaaaacaaaaaaaacagaacattgtttttttctttcatcgtTGATCTAAGGGGAGTAATctcgcatcttcttcttcatcttcacgaGGTGGTCTCCATTTACGGTTATGAACCTCGCTGCTGCTTTCGACTATCGTATGATGGTCGAGCCTCTTCTTTATTAGAACATTCACTTTTTCATTAATCAGATATATCAACTCCTTCAAACCAGCTCCGGTTAATGCCGAAACTCTAACGTGTGGTCCTTTCTTCTCCGCAGCATCTAGTTTACCAACTTCTGGAACCTTCCAGACCTCAGCAGACTCACTGACATTTTCATCTTCACACAATAGCCACCCATCAGGGTCATCatcttggtttttgatttcGTCTTCATCAACGGTTTCTTCAGCTTTTAAACCGTCGTTtaactcagcttcttcttcttctccttctccttcgcCATCATCTAGAAATTTCTCGTCCTCCACTTCATAATCAAtctacaacaaacaaaaatcccCAGTGTGAAAGAAGGtggtttgtttcttctacttGTATTGGTATAGACAGGTTTATTTCAATCCTACCTTATTCCAGACTTCAATCATATTTTGAAGCTTCTCTTCAGATACTCCTATTTGTTTTAGGACATGGAACACTGTTGCACGATGCTCCTCGATATTTGGAGCTGTCGAATCAACTACATGCTGCAGGCAACCAATCACATCAACGCCTAGATCTTTCCAAAGTTTTCACTACTACTTGTAACTCaagaatatgatttttatttagcTCTTACTATAAGTATATCAGCTTCAACAACTTCTTCTAGAGTCGATCGAAATGCTTCCACCAGCTGCGAAAAGGTGTGTGACCCACGAAAAGAAAAGTAAGTGACACATCACttgaaaaagaatatatgaTATTAAAGTAGGTATATATTACCTGTATAGGCAGATCTGATATGAATCCAACAGTGTCACTCAGATGCACGAATTCCCTGAAAAGAACTCACAACTCTTGCGATTCAATACAAGTTCATGTGCACCCTAAAGTTATAAACATGATTTCCAAAGTACAAATCAACTTACCCACAAGGAAGATAGACACTCCTGAGTGAAGGATCTAATGTGGCAAACAATCTGCAGAGACCAGACCAAGCATTCAAAAGTTATGACTTCAGTTTcaaatttgacattttaaagATAGTTTTGAAACCATTTGAATTATACCGCTCATTGCAGTAGAGAGCACTCTTTGTCAATGCACTTGTCAGAGTCGATTTTCCCTAACAAAAGCAGATAATTAATACTCAGAGAGTAGACTAAAAACAGCTGAAAACTCCTTGggagaaaaattcaaaacactTACAGCATTTGTGTAACCAACAACAGCAATGGTAGCTGCACTCTCATATTTTCGCCCCGCTCTTTTCTGACGTCTAGCACGTTGCAATAGTCGTGTTCGCTGGGCTTCTTTGATTTGGGATAACAAGCGAAGCCTCCTGTCTGCTATCCTGGTgcatcaagattttgttaaacgcATAGATTAAATAATAGAAAAGAGAGCGCTGCAATAAGTCTTTCGGTTAACCAACAATTAGACatagaaatatagaatatataaatGTGGTCTGAGAAAAGCTTTGGTAAGGTTAAGGACCTTCGGCGTTGAAGCTGAAGCTCAGTTTCTCCTGCACCACCTACAAAACCACCGCCGGTTCCACTTGCTGCTCTCCTGCACAACAATTTTACATGTTCATCAATgtctaaaaattcaaaagagtAAAGGGAATACGCAAAGTAGCAAGACAAATCACTCACCCTCGGGCACTGACAACTTCAGCTTCTCCAAACTGCCCAAAAGAGTGGCGTCCATCAGTACCACGCACTCGAACCAGCCTGCTCTTTTTATACATCAGAGCCGCTAACTCAGCCTGTGAATGGATAAACCAAGCAGCTATCAGTAAACATTTCCTAGTATGTAAAAGACAAAACTTTATTGTCAGCAGTACCTGTAGTTTTGCTTCCTTTGTATGCGCATGAGCATTAAATATTTCGATTATAAGGCCTACACGGTCTAGTACAGGTTTTTCCCATATTCGCTGAAGAGTCAAATGCAAAGACACAACATTAGCTTTAAACTTAAGGAAAACAAACGAAGAAACTTAATGGTTTCGTGGCATTACCTCTAAGTTCCGTTGTTGAATAGCAGTCAACATGGCGTTTACAAAAACAGCATCAACTTCTTCCTGAGCATCAAGAGATTGTTAACAGCATGATCCAACTTTTCATCACAGGCAgccaaagaaagcaaaaaaaaacaaagatttgatAATTTGTGAAAATAGCAGAAATGTTTTAGCTGCTTGCCTTAGAATCTTCAGCATTTAGATGGCATTTGATGTTGTCTACAGTCCCAGGCCCGAAATAAGTATCTAAAAATCGAAACACACTTTTAACAATTAGTCTTTCAGGAATATCGTCGAACAAATGGAAGGCATGATTCttaaaaaacattctaaaacacacaaacctgCGCGAGGTTTAGATGATCTACGAACAGGGTTTTGAACAACAACATGAGAAGGCAATTCCTTTTCGAAGAAATCAGATTCAAAGTAGCCATATCTCTGTTCTTCAAGCGAATTCGCTAGACAGAGCGCTTCGTTCAGCTTAGCCTGAAGAAACTTAGGCGGCGTTAGACGAGGCTGGACTAGAAAGAGCTTAGGCGCGCTTGAAGGATCTTTAGGGTATAGCAAAACGGAATCTTTCGAACGCGAGTCTTCTTCTACTTCGCTCGTCGTCTTAGGCGCATGCCGTTTCGAAGAGAATGGAGAAGACAATGGTGGCGTTTTGGACCTAAGATGGTTCCGAGCAAGGGGGGATGATGTCGTTACGGATCTAAGACGGTCCCGAGCATGAGACAATGTCCTCAACATTGAGGTACGATTAGAAAGTTTTTGACGATTCCAAAGTGGGATCTTGGTGTTCTTGTACAGGAAACTTGCTTGACCACCAAAGTTCAAGTGATTCAGGCAAAGTGCGACACTTGTTGCGCTACTCATTCAGAAAGATCAAGTCTGCTCGTCATCGGAACAATGCATCTAAGCTTCTcgtataattttgttaaaaacttagGTCGGTTCGTTTGTCTATTTTGATTTGGGAAATATGtcaaaaagaacaaacacaaaaatagtcatcaactaacaaaaaaaaaaaagaagaaaaagactaaaaaagaaatataaagtttgtttttggtaaattaaataTGTAAGTTCCATCAATTTactaaataaattacaattttttgttgattttattaaataaaccACAGTGTTAGCAAAATTATGCTAAGTAAAGTAGTTAAATTGACTTACCATATAAAgcaca from Camelina sativa cultivar DH55 chromosome 9, Cs, whole genome shotgun sequence encodes:
- the LOC104711492 gene encoding uncharacterized protein At3g49720 translates to MARRQVGSTRRVGDGGSFPFAGALHSKSRSSPLLSICLVLVGACLLIGYAYSGPGIFKSIKEVSKVTGDYSCTAEVQRAIPVLKKAYGDGMRKVLHVGPDTCSVVSSLLKEEETEAWGVEPYDIEDADSHCKSFVSKGLVRVADIKFPLPYRAKSFSLVIVSDALDYLSPKYLNKTVPELARVASDGVVLFAGLPGQQRAKVAELSKFGRPAKMRSASWWNRFFVQTNLEENEAPSKKFEQAVSKGLYKPACQVFHLKPLH
- the LOC104711494 gene encoding GTP-binding protein At3g49725, chloroplastic-like gives rise to the protein MSSATSVALCLNHLNFGGQASFLYKNTKIPLWNRQKLSNRTSMLRTLSHARDRLRSVTTSSPLARNHLRSKTPPLSSPFSSKRHAPKTTSEVEEDSRSKDSVLLYPKDPSSAPKLFLVQPRLTPPKFLQAKLNEALCLANSLEEQRYGYFESDFFEKELPSHVVVQNPVRRSSKPRADTYFGPGTVDNIKCHLNAEDSKEEVDAVFVNAMLTAIQQRNLERIWEKPVLDRVGLIIEIFNAHAHTKEAKLQAELAALMYKKSRLVRVRGTDGRHSFGQFGEAEVVSARGRAASGTGGGFVGGAGETELQLQRRRIADRRLRLLSQIKEAQRTRLLQRARRQKRAGRKYESAATIAVVGYTNAGKSTLTSALTKSALYCNERLFATLDPSLRSVYLPCGEFVHLSDTVGFISDLPIQLVEAFRSTLEEVVEADILIHVVDSTAPNIEEHRATVFHVLKQIGVSEEKLQNMIEVWNKIDYEVEDEKFLDDGEGEGEEEEAELNDGLKAEETVDEDEIKNQDDDPDGWLLCEDENVSESAEVWKVPEVGKLDAAEKKGPHVRVSALTGAGLKELIYLINEKVNVLIKKRLDHHTIVESSSEVHNRKWRPPREDEEEDARLLPLDQR